From the genome of Amia ocellicauda isolate fAmiCal2 chromosome 14, fAmiCal2.hap1, whole genome shotgun sequence, one region includes:
- the LOC136767938 gene encoding transmembrane protein 265, producing the protein MEMSVVSEVPNGKSGKDDETVPLNVTPGLGAEVRRSAPGKLLKEYRILAIASIVCGLSCLGMVALINSVKVRECRATDPERAQRCSRRARKYSLLAIGLWVGLLILVPTLMALVSYLLTLQN; encoded by the exons ATGGAGATGAGTGTAGTTTCAGAGGTGCCCAACGGGAAATCAGGGAAGGATGACGAGACGGTCCCCCTGAACGTGACCCCGGGCCTGGGTGCGGAGGTTCGGCGCAGTGCCCCCGGTAAACTGCTGAAGGAATACCGCATTCTCGCCATTGCAAGCATCGTGTGTGGCCTCTCCTGCCTGGGCATGGTGGCGCTCATCAACTCTGTCAAG GTCCGGGAGTGTAGAGCCACGGACCCTGAGAGAGCGCAGCGCTGCTCCCGCAGAGCACGCAAATACAGCCTGCTGGCCATTGGGCTGTGGGTGGGCCTGCTCATACTGGTCCCCACTCTCATGGCCCTGGTGTCCTACCTCTTGACCCTGCAAAACTGA